CATCTCTGAAACCTGCTGAACTTGGATTCCATGCACCCATGAAGAGTGAACCCGTTGCTGAGTACATTGCTATCTTAAGAACCTTCTGCTCTTCTGCAGCCACTGGCTTTAGAAGGGGCGTCACTACCATACCAAGAGCAATTAATATTGCCAATATGCCAAGCAATCTCTTCATTGCATATCACCCACCGTGTATCTCTAAAGACACAACAATGCCACCATTGAGGAAGTATGGCATAGTTTTATACATTAAATGCAGTATTTAAGGATTACGACAAATTTTGAAATCCGTTAGATTAATTAGTGGTTACAAGAAATTCTAGATCTCAAACCTTAACGTCAATGTAAAAGTTATTTATTTCCGGTTTTCCCAATTTAAAGGAAATATCGGTCGCTAATCAGGCTAAAACTTCAACAAAGAAGGTAAGAAATCCAGAAAAAGCTTAAGAACCCTAAAAATTTTGTTGTAGAGAGGTGTTCAATATGGAGATGGTCATCGCAGGTAAATTTCTTCTCAATGAAAGGATATTTGACGGTTATATAGGCATAGAGGATGGCAAAATATCAAAATTTTCTCTAGGAAAATTAAAAGGTGACAGCGAAATTAAGGCAGGGAAAGGCCAAATAATACTGCCCGGCCTAATAGATGTTCACGTTCATCTAAGGGATTTTGAAGAACATAGAAAGGAAACAATAGGAAGTGGGACAAAGGCATCGCTTCATGGGGGGATAACAACGGTATTTGATATGCCAAATACAAAACCTCCTGTAATGGACGAAAGAATCCTTAGAATGAGGGAGCTTTTATTTAAAAGAAAAAGCTATGCAGATTATGCCCTTGGCTTCTTACTAGCTGGAAACGAACCTAAGCCGGCTGATTTCTACAAGATATTTATGGGGGCATCAACTGGGGGAATATATTCCAAGAACTTTGAAGAAGATTTCAGGAAAGCCCCAGGGATTGTAAGCGTCCATGCCGAGGATCATGAATTAATTCAGAGACATCCAGAGAGGCCACCAATAGTTGAGGTGACCGCAATAAGAAAAGCTCTGTCAGCGGCTGAAAAGTTGAAGAAGCCCCTACACATATGTCACGTTTCAACAAAAGGAGGCCTTCAGGAGATACTAAGCAAAAAGTTACCCTGGGTCAGCTTTGAAGTAACCCCTCATCACTTATTTCTCACGGAGAAGGACTACGAGAGGAACAAGTTCCTGAAGGTTTACCCCCCATTAAGGAGCGAAGAGGAAAGAAGGTACCTCTGGTCAAGGATAAAAGATATCCCAATAATAGCAAGTGATCACGCCCCACATACACCTGAAGACAAGGAAGCTGGCTCTGCAGGGCTTCCAGGGCTAGAAACTGAAGTCCATTTACTCCTAAATGCAGTTAACAAAGGATTGATAACGTTATGGGACATCGTGAAAAAGATGAGCATAAACCCAGCAAGGATATTTGGGATAAAGAACAAAGGCTGGGGAGAAGGAAAAGATGCAGACATTATAATCGTTGACATGAAGAGGGAGTGGACTGTCAAAGCTGAGAACTTCTACACGAAAGCAGGATGGACCCCCTACGAGGGATGGAGGCTGAAGGGAAAAGTTATAATGACGATCCTAAGGGGAGAGATAGTGATGGAGGAGGATGAGGTAATAGGAAAACCAAGGGGGGAGAGGATTGTTAGAGCGGGTTCAGCTGAGGGAAGTGTGGGAAGTCGCGAGGAACATTAAGGCATTTAGATTTGACAAGAAGTTAGACTTCACCCCAGGACAGTTCATAATGACGTGGCTCCCAGGGAAGGGAGAGAAGCCATTCAGCTTAGCCGATAAAGATCTCATAGTCGTGAAGAAAGTCGGAAAGTTCACAACAGAACTCTTCAAGCTAGAAGAAGGAGATTACATATGGATTAGAGGCCCCTATGGGAATGGATTTTCTCCCGTTGAGGGAAGAGTTGCGCTAGTTGCCGGAGGGATTGGGATTCCTCCAATCTATGCCCTTGCCAAGCATGGTAACCTAGAAGAAAAAATCCTAATCTATGGCGCAAGAAGTAAGGATGAGCTAGCTCTCTTAGATATTGAGAATTACGTTAATGAAGTCATTGTAACGACGGACGACGGTTCTCAGGGGATTAAAGGGTTTCCCACTGACATTTTAGAAAAGAGAAAGGAAGAATTTACACAGGTGTACGCCTGCGGGCCCGAGATAATGCTGAAGAGGGTTCTGGAGATAATGAACTATAAAAGGGTTCAGATTTCAGCGGAGAGGTACATGAAGTGCGGGATTGGGGTGTGTGGGAGTTGCGCCCTTGGCCCCTACCTAGTCTGTAGGGATGGGCCGGTATTCACGGGAAAGCAACTTAAGAATACGGAATTTGGCCAGTACTCGAGGCTACCTGACGGCAGGAAGGTGAAAATATGAAGAAGTACTCATGGGAAGAGTTCGCGAGGCTCATGGGAGTTGAGCCCCAGGTTCTAGAGAACAAGGAAGCGAGACTATTAAAGAAGTTCGTTGACGAGGTAACATGGCCAACACACTGTAACTACTGTCAAGGGTTAGATTTAAGCAACCCAAATCCAGTCCATCATCCAAGTTACGAATTAACTCCAGCGTGCAACCACGACTGCATATTCTGCTATTCTAACGTTGCCGTAAAGCTAGGAAAGGCACCAAAACCGGGCTACTACGGCTGGGACAATCCCAAGGCCATAACCGTCTCCCAGTATGGAGAACCCCTCTTAAGCCCAAGGATAGTCGAAGTCAACAAGATGCTCAGGAAAAGGTTTCCAGACGCCAGACTGGACCTCCAAACAAACGGTTCCCTTCTCACAAGGGAACTTTGGGAGAAGCTTGATTTTGATGTTGTCATGATAAGCCTTGATGCAGCGACGAGGGAAAAACACAAGATGATAACAAATGCGGACACATTTGATGCCGTTGTTAACGCATTAAAGATAGTTGGTGAGGATAAGAGTGTTGTTTCGGCCGTACGAACGATATTCATGCCTGGGATAAACGACGAAGACATCCCAAAGATCGCGGAGCTGGCGGCATCTCTGGGGATTGACGAGATGTTCCTGCAACCGCTAACAATTCACGAGCTGAACGTTGAGAG
This is a stretch of genomic DNA from Pyrococcus kukulkanii. It encodes these proteins:
- a CDS encoding dihydroorotase; translation: MEMVIAGKFLLNERIFDGYIGIEDGKISKFSLGKLKGDSEIKAGKGQIILPGLIDVHVHLRDFEEHRKETIGSGTKASLHGGITTVFDMPNTKPPVMDERILRMRELLFKRKSYADYALGFLLAGNEPKPADFYKIFMGASTGGIYSKNFEEDFRKAPGIVSVHAEDHELIQRHPERPPIVEVTAIRKALSAAEKLKKPLHICHVSTKGGLQEILSKKLPWVSFEVTPHHLFLTEKDYERNKFLKVYPPLRSEEERRYLWSRIKDIPIIASDHAPHTPEDKEAGSAGLPGLETEVHLLLNAVNKGLITLWDIVKKMSINPARIFGIKNKGWGEGKDADIIIVDMKREWTVKAENFYTKAGWTPYEGWRLKGKVIMTILRGEIVMEEDEVIGKPRGERIVRAGSAEGSVGSREEH
- a CDS encoding dihydroorotate dehydrogenase electron transfer subunit; this encodes MLERVQLREVWEVARNIKAFRFDKKLDFTPGQFIMTWLPGKGEKPFSLADKDLIVVKKVGKFTTELFKLEEGDYIWIRGPYGNGFSPVEGRVALVAGGIGIPPIYALAKHGNLEEKILIYGARSKDELALLDIENYVNEVIVTTDDGSQGIKGFPTDILEKRKEEFTQVYACGPEIMLKRVLEIMNYKRVQISAERYMKCGIGVCGSCALGPYLVCRDGPVFTGKQLKNTEFGQYSRLPDGRKVKI
- a CDS encoding radical SAM protein; this encodes MKKYSWEEFARLMGVEPQVLENKEARLLKKFVDEVTWPTHCNYCQGLDLSNPNPVHHPSYELTPACNHDCIFCYSNVAVKLGKAPKPGYYGWDNPKAITVSQYGEPLLSPRIVEVNKMLRKRFPDARLDLQTNGSLLTRELWEKLDFDVVMISLDAATREKHKMITNADTFDAVVNALKIVGEDKSVVSAVRTIFMPGINDEDIPKIAELAASLGIDEMFLQPLTIHELNVERLRKAGLDFERAESIREFLKAAMEAKKYIDVRIGGCLLVQLKQMDPLTLFSVRRVAREVVPLVKRSKLEL